From the genome of Neomonachus schauinslandi chromosome 5, ASM220157v2, whole genome shotgun sequence, one region includes:
- the SRL gene encoding sarcalumenin, with protein MRDRSHIEKTLMLNEDKPVDDYSVVLQRLRKIYHSSIKPLEQSYKYNELRQHEITDGEITSKPMVLFLGPWSVGKSTMINYLLGLENTRYQLYTGAEPTTSEFTVLMHGPKLKTIEGIVMAADSARSFSPLEKFGQNFLEKLIGIEVPHKLLERVTFVDTPGIIENRKQQERGYPFNDVCQWFIDRADLIFVVFDPTKLDVGLELEMLFRQLKGRESQIRIILNKADNLATQMLMRVYGALFWSLAPLINVTEPPRVYVSSFWPQDYRPDTHWDLFLKEEISLLEDLNQVIENRLENKIAFIRQHAIRVRIHALLVDRYLQTYKDKMTFFSDGELVFKDIVEDPDKFYIFKTILAKTNVSKFDLPNREAYKDFFGINPISSFKLLSQQCSYMGGCFLEKIERAITQELPSLLGSLGLGKNPGALNCDKTGCGETPKNRYKKH; from the exons ATGAGGGACCGCTCCCACATTGAGAAAACTCTGATGCTGAATGAGGACAAGCCAGTGGATGATTACTCTG TGGTGCTGCAGCGGCTTCGAAAGATCTACCACTCATCCATCAAGCCCCTGGAGCAGTCTTACAAATACAACGAGCTACGGCAGCACGAGATCACAG ATGGGGAGATTACTTCCAAGCCCATGGTGCTGTTCCTCGGACCGTGGAGCGTTGGCAAATCCACCATGATAAACTACCTCCTCGGGTTGGAAAACACTCGCTACCAGCTCTATACAG GTGCTGAGCCCACCACCTCTGAGTTCACTGTCCTCATGCACGGACCCAAGCTGAAAACCATCGAGGGTATCGTCATGGCTGCCGACAGCGCCCGGTCCTTCTCACCCCTTGAGAAATTTGGCCAGAATTTCCTAGAGAAGCTGATTGGCATCGAGGTTCCCCACAAACTTCTGGAGCGAGTCACTTTCGTGGATACACCAGGCATCATTGAGAACCGCAAGCAGCAAGAAAGAG gttaCCCCTTCAATGATGTGTGCCAGTGGTTCATCGACAGAGCGGACCTCATCTTTGTCGTCTTTGACCCAACCAAGTTGGACGTGGGTCTGGAGCTGGAGATGCTCTTCCGCCAGCTGAAGGGACGCGAGTCCCAGATAAGGATCATCCTGAACAAGGCCGACAACCTGGCAACGCAGATGCTCATGCGGGTCTATGGGGCCCTCTTCTGGAGCTTGGCCCCGCTCATCAATGTCACAGAGCCCCCGAGGGTTTACGTCAGCTCCTTCTGGCCACAAGACTACAGGCCCGATACACACTGGGACCTGTTTCTCAAGGAAGAGATCTCTCTCCTGGAAGACCTGAACCAGGTGATCGAGAACAGGTTGGAGAACAAGATCGCCTTCATCCGCCAGCATGCCATCCGGGTCCGCATTCACGCCCTCCTGGTCGACCGCTATCTGCAGACTTATAAGGACAAAATGACCTTTTTCAGTGATGGAGAGCTGGTCTTTAAGGACATTGTGGAAGACCCCGACAAATTCTACATCTTCAAGACCATCCTGGCAAAGACCAACGTCAGCAAGTTTGACCTTCCCAACCGCGAGGCCTACAAGGACTTCTTTGGCATCAACCCCATCTCCAGTTTCAAGCTGCTGTCTCAGCAGTGCTCCTATATGGGGGGCTGCTTCCTGGAGAAGATTGAGCGGGCCATCACGCAGGAgctccccagcctcctgggaagCCTTGGGCTAGGGAAGAATCCAGGTGCTCTCAACTGTGACAAAACAGGGTGTGGCGAAACCCCAAAGAATCGCTATAAGAAACACTAG